aaaaggaaaagaagttatgactatatcatttttactggTGCCAATCGTTTGAATTAAACATGTTTGTGCATCACTTGTACAGATATCATAATTGAAATTCCTTAATATAAGTAACTAGCAAGTAAGCCGATGGCAATAAAGAGCTCCAGTGAAAATAGTTCTGTAATACAAAAGAACTGTTGGAATTTAATGAGTTTAGGTTAGTAAAAGGCAGAAGGGGAATCGTGTTATAGATATACTATAAATGAGGCATGATTATGGTTGAAATGATGATACAAAAAAGTCTTAGCGTTTTTTCCCTTTCAAGTTTCATGCATCTTCAGGATGTTTTGCATCACTAGTTGTCATAATTGTGGAAAAGTATTTATATAGTTCTGAACCAAAAATATTGGGCTAGGAAGAAACAATTTTTTCATTCAGTAATATTGTATGAACTTCTTGTGGTGGAAAGGGAAACTGTGGGTGATTCTCATAATGAACATATATTAGGACCTATAGAAGGCAAAAATAAATTCCCACTAACCAAATAGTGCTACATATTGATTAAAGAACTTCAAGAAATGTATACACCTTATTTGGAAAGtctaaaaagtaaaaatgcaaaaattcAATTCTATTTAGTCAATTCTTACGTTTGGAAACCTCATAGTTGCTAGAATTAAATCCTACCaactttagaaaaaaaagaaaagcattttgaaagaaattaaatcatatcAGAAGTGACATAATTTTGCAAGAACTCAATTTAATGAAACTTTTTCACATGATTTGTCCAAACAAGGCCTTAAGGACTTGTAAACTACTCCAAATGAAGACTGATGATTATTAAAGGGAGTTAAGTGGACACTGCATTAAATAACTTATGATGTTATGATTAGATGAAATGGGCTTTTGATAGGTTGAATTAGACTACAGAGTATCTGTTGCTTTCTGTGAAACGTTAGGCTGGAAAATATATGGGCCAGCAAGAAAAACTTACCTATATTCATTGTTTTGATTGTTTCTCCATGTTTTGTTAATCTCTCATCTACCTGGTTATTCTGTGATATGTTTGAATATGCATACAGCTGTATTTATCCTCTTTATATTGACAGGATTTTTGGACCACTGCTGCTTCTACATATATGTCTAATGTTGGATAGacttattgattatttatattgtggaTGCAATCTCAGGTATCGGGCAGTGACAAGTGCATACTACAGAGGTGCAGTGGGGGCAATGCTGGTTTATGATATAACCAAGCGTCAGTCATTTGATCATGTAGCCAAATGGTTAGAAGAATTGCGGGAGCATGCTGATAATAATATCGTCATCATGCTTGTGGGTAATAAGTCCGACCTGGAGTCCCTTAGAGCAGTACCAATTGAAGACGCCAAAGAATTTGCCCAAAAGGAAAACCTCTTCTTTATGGAGACATCAGCCCTTGAGGCCACTAATGTAGAATCAGCTTTCATTTCAGTCCTTACAGAGATTTATCGAGTTGTCAGCAAGAAGTCTCTAGTTGCCAATGATGAATATGGAGGGAATAATTCACTTCTCAAGGGAAACAAGATTGTTATCCCTGGACAGGAGCCAGAAATGCAAGCGACGAACTCAAGTTGTTGCAGTAGATCATAGGATAAATTTCCTTTCACTCTACTGCCTCCCGGGTTTTGCTATTGATAGTTTCAGGTAATTAGCTGTGCTTCAGTAACACGTTggtttttttaactttaaatattaaagttcttgcttttgctttaacatgactataatttttcaatttggcAGCAGATCATTGTGTAGCCCTGTTTTGTGGTTTTGTACATCAGGTAAATGATTTTCACCCTTCCTTAAGAACTTACTGGCTCATTGGCATTTAAAGCTTCGGGCCGCTCAAACCTCAAGTGCTTGTGAAATAAGATGAATATACATGGTTGTAACCCAAAGTTGGCTCATTTTGTTGTCATTAGTTGTTAGCTGTGATTGGCAGCTGAAACAGGAATATTGATCACAATTATAGCCTGAACAAGAAATATGCCACATACAAATTCAGAATGACCCTTTTCCTATGGGCAGCATATAGATAATGTTCATTTACTTTTGAAGgatttttgattttaaagagttttcttactaattattttttttttcttatttcgataataattgcttgaattatataaaatgatagatataaaataatttttttatagagaataaaatattttataatattatagttatttttaataggtattatttatataatgtaaataattattaataaatatatgtaaaaaatttgattttacagTTTGGTTTGGATTAGTACAAGACGGATCGATTCTGGTATGGTTATGGTAtggtttttactaaagaaccaatACCATActgtaatagtaaaaaaaatttaatcagttcaattcggttataaaaaatttcggtTATTTCGGTTATGGTATTTTTCGGTACGGTTTTTCGGTTCATGCGGAaatcaccgagatccatgctcagTCCTAGCAGATACCAGCAAGGATGAAAGccttgcatgcagtttttatctACATCTCCATTCCACTAAGTTTAATCACATTCCATTCTCTTATAGATATTTCATAAACAATTCATGCATAATGTTTATTACATTCACAATCTCATTGTCATGAAACTTCAACAAAacttaattctataattagCGTCTTTGCATGTAAATGTGCTTGTTGCATCATCATATGCATAACTGTAATATGTAGGACAAGCGGCCTTGAATATACGTGAAAAACCTGTAGGCTTGCAAGTCTGAGGAGAACCATAGGCACCACTGCAACAATATTTTGGAGTATTGTATGCTGTGCAGGCACTCTTGCAGGCAACAATCTTGCCATTATTTATCACTTGTAGATCCTTGGGGCATCTCGGATTTAGGTTTGAAAAGCACTCTACCTTCTTGCAGTCGCCAGAGCCACCATAAGGGTAGATGGAAATAGGGATGTTGTAGCCATCAACAAGGCTAACATCGTAGAAGTTTAGGTCATCCAAGGTGAACTCAGCTAGTGTGACTGGTGGTACACTGCCAGCCCCACCACAATGTTTCAAGCCGCCACAGTCACCGGTGGCGCATTTTCCCTTGCCAGTTTGATCAAACTTACATCCGGTACGAGCCCAGAAGCGGCCTGACCACTTGTGAGGTACATTAATCCTCATTGTTCGACCTGGTTTTAATCTAGTTCCACCATTGATTAGTAAAGGTCCTTTACCTGAAAGAGTTCCTGGCCATATGGTTGACCTGCAATTATTTTGGAGGGTGAAAATTGCAGCTTCACTGCCTGCAAAAAAAATTCCCAGACTCTTAACATCATTACATAATGGACAAAACATCATTACTATAGAAAAGGGAAGCATACTATTCTTGTTACCTAAGAATGATATCAAAACCAAGGTGAGAAGAAACTGCCAATTTGCCATGTGAGGTGCAatgattcttcttcttcttcttcttttaattttctttccagTTCTGGGTTCTGATTGTTGAATTTGGAGTAGATGCTAAGATTGAAATTTGATAAATGAGATTTCTCCTTCTcttattatgttttatatacAAGGGAGTGGAAGAAG
The nucleotide sequence above comes from Ricinus communis isolate WT05 ecotype wild-type chromosome 6, ASM1957865v1, whole genome shotgun sequence. Encoded proteins:
- the LOC8261119 gene encoding ras-related protein RABA4d, with protein sequence MSNLQANFNQKIDYVFKIVLIGDSAVGKSQLLARFARNEFNLDSKATIGVEFQTKTIVVDHKTVKAQIWDTAGQERYRAVTSAYYRGAVGAMLVYDITKRQSFDHVAKWLEELREHADNNIVIMLVGNKSDLESLRAVPIEDAKEFAQKENLFFMETSALEATNVESAFISVLTEIYRVVSKKSLVANDEYGGNNSLLKGNKIVIPGQEPEMQATNSSCCSRS
- the LOC8260768 gene encoding pathogenesis-related thaumatin-like protein 3.5 yields the protein MANWQFLLTLVLISFLGSEAAIFTLQNNCRSTIWPGTLSGKGPLLINGGTRLKPGRTMRINVPHKWSGRFWARTGCKFDQTGKGKCATGDCGGLKHCGGAGSVPPVTLAEFTLDDLNFYDVSLVDGYNIPISIYPYGGSGDCKKVECFSNLNPRCPKDLQVINNGKIVACKSACTAYNTPKYCCSGAYGSPQTCKPTGFSRIFKAACPTYYSYAYDDATSTFTCKDANYRIKFC